In Colletotrichum destructivum chromosome 8, complete sequence, the following proteins share a genomic window:
- a CDS encoding Putative FAD/NAD(P)-binding domain superfamily, protein MAETINPDYLVIGAGAMGMAFVDTLLTDSQKTVAIVDRYARPSGHWTVAYPYVRLHQPSSCYGVNSKHLGQDRIDQVGWNEGLVELASRDEVCSYYDTLMNQTFLPSGRVAYYPKHEYTGGREFRSVLTGKSYQVGEGTRIVDATYMKVTVPSMRKPPYEVAEDVQLVTPNDMPRAERPHANYTVIGAGKTGIDACLWLLANDIDPDRITWVMPRDSFYLERGNLQPGAQFAEKRHASMGATFASIHAASSVDELLKCLVACGHLLQLDDNVWPTMYHCATVSLAELEQLRKIKNIIRKGRILRVGGDEVLLQHGSYAPDPDSLFIDCSANGLAKLPATAVFQDDKIRLQSVRQCQQVFSAAFIAHVEATYGDDETKNKLCRPIPHPNEPADFALTNLQTSLNGLYWNSHPKTASWLMQSRLDLFHHFLPPLPEDQGEAQVILEGFKSRNEAVCAKLRALLKNTPQGDAAARFEALLG, encoded by the coding sequence ATGGCCGAGACTATCAACCCTGACTACCTAGTCATTGGCGCGGGTGCCATGGGAATGGCATTCGTCGACACCCTTCTCACAGACTCCCAAAAGACGGTGGCCATTGTCGATCGCTATGCTCGCCCGAGCGGGCATTGGACCGTTGCGTACCCTTACGTGCGCCTCCACCAACCTTCCTCCTGCTATGGAGTCAACTCCAAACACCTCGGCCAGGACCGCATCGACCAAGTGGGCTGGaacgagggcctcgtcgagctcgcgtCTCGAGATGAGGTGTGCTCTTACTATGACACCCTCATGAACCAAACCTTTCTCCCATCCGGACGCGTCGCCTACTATCCCAAGCACGAATACACTGGCGGGCGGGAGTTCCGTTCCGTCTTGACCGGCAAGTCCTATCAAGTGGGAGAGGGGACCCGCATTGTGGATGCCACCTACATGAAAGTCACGGTCCCTTCGATGCGCAAGCCTCCCTACGAAGTTGCCGAAGACGTGCAGCTCGTCACGCCCAACGACATGCCGAGAGCGGAGCGACCCCATGCCAACTACACCGTGATAGGAGCTGGCAAGACGGGGATCGATGCCTGTCTCTGGCTGCTCGCCAACGACATCGACCCGGACCGCATTACCTGGGTCATGCCGCGGGACTCATTCTACCTGGAACGCGGAAACCTTCAACCGGGGGcccagttcgccgagaaACGCCACGCCAGCATGGGCGCCACTTTTGCATCCATCCATGCTGCTTCATCGGTCGACGAATTGCTGAAGTGTCTCGTGGCCTGCGGGCACCTGCTCCAGCTGGACGACAACGTCTGGCCTACCATGTACCACTGCGCCACGGTTTCGCTGGCCGAGTTGGAGCAGCTGAGGAAGATCAAGAACATCATCCGGAAGGGCCGCATCCTCCGCGTCGGTGGGGATGAGGTGCTGCTCCAGCACGGCAGTTACGCGCCCGACCCCGATTCTCTCTTCATCGACTGCTCTGCCAACGGACTCGCGAAGCTCCCCGCTACAGCCGTCTTCCAGGACGACAAGATCAGGCTCCAGTCCGTCCGCCAGTGCCAGCAAGTCTTCAgcgccgccttcatcgcGCACGTCGAGGCCAcgtacggcgacgacgagaccaagAACAAGCTCTGCCGGCCCATCCCGCACCCAAACGAGCCCGCGGACTTTGCCCTTACAAACTTGCAAACGTCTCTGAACGGACTGTACTGGAACTCACACCCGAAAACAGCGTCGTGGCTGATGCAGTCTCGTCTGGATCTCTTCCACCACTTCCTGCCGCCTCTCCCCGAGGATCAAGGTGAGGCGCAAGTCATCCTCGAGGGTTTCAAGAGTCGGAACGAAGCAGTGTGCGCGAAGTTGAGGGCTCTCCTAAAGAATACACCTCAGGGAGACGCTGCTGCGAGGTTTGAGGCACTCCTTGGCTGA
- a CDS encoding Putative glycoside hydrolase family 16, concanavalin A-like lectin/glucanase domain superfamily, whose translation MGWKDHLKRLKNEVEQLIAEPGSQSSQQSQAPPSQQQQQQQYQQYAQPPPPPPQQQPMGGQPGHVYWQPQFRPDVPVTQDWDGKIGNGTDGWGNQELQHYTAEQQNVFYTPDGKLVLRALANSSCPNHEQKYTSARLVSRQTLARDQGVLTAVILSPCAEGIWPAFWLLPQEPFAWPTDGEVDIAETWNGDCENHSCLHWGQHHEPDKHRVLGTKIPDMQYRPVRYDLAWVQPGGQPGQGRMIWYIDGRPVMKGDIPAGTRPMRDMTILLNVAMGGNVCGGKTPRDGYYDMVVHQLFMASEPEYGGWQRFENDWAHTQLGNTY comes from the exons ATGGGTTGGAAAGATCACCTGAAGCGTCTCAAAAATGAGGTTGAGCAGTTGATTGCGGAGCCGGGGTCCCAATCCTCGCAGCAGTCTCAAGCCCCGCCctctcagcagcagcagcagcagcagtatcAACAGTATGCGCagccgccccctcccccgccgcagcagcagccgatGGGTGGACAGCCTGGTCATGTTTACTGGCAACCCCAGTTCCGACCCGATGTGCCCGTTACCCAGGACTGGGACGGGAAGATTGGCAATGGGACGGATGGTTGGGGCAACCAGGAGCTGCAGCATTACACTGCCGAGCAGCAGAATGTCTTCTA CACTCCAGATGGGAAGCTCGTGCTCCGAGCCCTCGCCAACAGTAGCTGTCCCAACCACGAGCAGAAGTACACGTCGGCCCGTTTGGTGAGCAGACAGACGCTGGCACGTGACCAGGGAGTGTTGACCGCTGTCATCTTGTCTCCCTGTGCTGAGGGTATCTGGCCGGCCTTCTGGCTTCTTCCACAGGAGCCGTTTGCATGGCCTACCGATGGTGAAGTTGACATTGCTGAGACCTGGAACGGAGATTGCGAGAACCACTCGTGCCTTCACTGGGGCCAGCATCACGAGCCGGACAAACATCGCGTTCTTGGGACTAAGATTCCCGATATGCAGTACCGACCTGTGAGGTACGACCTAGCGTGGGTGCAGCCAGGTGGGCAACCCGGGCAGGGTAGGATGATTTGGTACATCGACGGAAGACCGGTGATGAAGGGGGATATTCCGGCTGGAACCCGGCCTATGAGAGACATGACCATTTTGCTGAATGTGGCGATGGGAGGCAATGTTTGTGGTGGAAAGACTCCGAGGGATGGATATTACGACATGGTCGTGCACCAGCTATTCATGGCGAGTGAGCCCGAGTACGGGGGTTGGCAGAGGTTCGAGAACGACTGGGCACACACGCAACTGGGCAACACATACTAG